In the genome of Pseudomonas bubulae, one region contains:
- a CDS encoding LysR family transcriptional regulator, with translation MSRDLPPLNALRAFEATARLSSVSQAAEQLHVTHGAVSRQLKVLEEHLGVSLFVKEGRGLKLTEAGIRLRDASSEAFERLRNVCAELTQSQVDAPFVLGCSGSLLARWFIPRLGRLNADLPDLRLHLSAGEGDLDPRRPGLDALLVFAEPPWPADMQVYELASERIGPVVSPRYARYEQLRHAPASALLDEPLLHTTSRPQAWPSWAQKNAIETKDLKYGQGFEHLYYLLEAAVAGLGVAIAPEPLVAQDLQAGRLAAPWGFNETPGQLTLWLPKRAADGRARQLAQWLKAELARSAD, from the coding sequence ATGAGCCGCGATCTCCCCCCTCTTAATGCCCTGCGTGCCTTTGAAGCCACCGCCCGCCTGAGCAGCGTCAGCCAGGCGGCTGAGCAGCTACACGTCACCCACGGTGCCGTCAGTCGGCAATTGAAAGTGCTGGAAGAGCACCTGGGGGTGAGCCTGTTCGTCAAGGAAGGGCGCGGGCTAAAGCTGACCGAAGCCGGTATCCGCTTGCGGGATGCCAGTAGCGAAGCCTTTGAGCGCTTGAGAAATGTATGCGCTGAACTCACGCAAAGCCAGGTTGACGCTCCGTTCGTGCTCGGCTGTTCAGGCAGTTTGCTGGCGCGCTGGTTTATTCCGCGCCTGGGCCGATTGAATGCCGACTTGCCTGACTTGCGCCTGCACCTGTCGGCCGGTGAAGGCGATCTGGACCCGCGTCGCCCCGGGCTGGATGCATTGCTGGTGTTTGCCGAGCCACCCTGGCCAGCAGACATGCAGGTTTACGAATTAGCCAGCGAGCGCATTGGCCCGGTGGTCAGTCCCCGTTATGCGCGGTACGAACAACTGCGCCATGCCCCGGCCAGCGCCTTGCTCGACGAACCGTTGCTGCACACCACTTCGCGGCCGCAGGCATGGCCGAGCTGGGCGCAAAAAAACGCAATTGAGACGAAGGATTTAAAATACGGGCAGGGGTTTGAGCACTTGTATTACTTGCTGGAAGCCGCCGTTGCGGGGCTGGGTGTGGCGATTGCTCCCGAGCCGCTGGTGGCCCAGGACCTGCAAGCAGGACGGCTGGCTGCGCCCTGGGGCTTCAATGAAACCCCGGGGCAACTGACGTTATGGTTGCCCAAGCGCGCCGCAGACGGACGCGCCAGGCAACTTGCGCAATGGCTCAAGGCAGAGCTTGCGCGCAGCGCAGATTAA
- a CDS encoding YqjD family protein yields the protein MASNSLRKASLQSMEAEIESLLKSLESLKHDASDESKKTLGILKNNAENALKHSRHLLSDALEEVKDKTRETAIATREYAQEHPYATAGVAIGALGLLAAFLLCKRGN from the coding sequence ATGGCTAGCAACTCTTTACGTAAAGCCTCATTGCAAAGCATGGAAGCAGAGATCGAGAGCCTGCTCAAGTCTCTTGAAAGCCTCAAGCACGACGCTTCGGACGAGTCCAAAAAGACCCTTGGCATTCTCAAGAACAACGCCGAGAACGCGCTGAAGCATTCACGTCATCTGCTCAGCGATGCGCTGGAAGAAGTGAAGGACAAAACCCGCGAAACCGCGATCGCTACCCGTGAATACGCCCAAGAGCATCCGTATGCCACCGCTGGCGTTGCCATCGGCGCACTGGGTCTGCTGGCAGCCTTCCTGTTGTGCAAGCGCGGCAATTAA